The following are encoded together in the Ovis canadensis isolate MfBH-ARS-UI-01 breed Bighorn chromosome 2, ARS-UI_OviCan_v2, whole genome shotgun sequence genome:
- the PHF24 gene encoding PHD finger protein 24 isoform X2, protein MGVLMSKRQTVEQVQKVSLAVSAFKDGLRDRPSIRRTGELPGSRRGTVEGSVQEVQEEKEAEASAPALQEESSVNRASWERLRDGRGVEPEEFDRTSRFTPPAFIRPTRKLDDDKPPDIRLEPREPVVNDEMCDVCEVWTAESLFPCRVCTRVFHDGCLRRMGYIQGDSAAEDNLNLLLTEEEMYSLTETFQQCKVIPDCSLTLEDFLRYRHQTAKRGNSDRALSEEQEEQAARQFAALDPEHRGHVEWPDFLSHESLLLLQQLRPQNSLLRLLTVKERERARATFLARGSGSTISEAECHRAQHSWFCKHPTEAPSCSVSVSHVGPIADSSPASSSSKSQDKAPLPTEPESRFVDWPTFLQESVIYILAARPNSSAIHLKPPG, encoded by the exons ATGGGGGTATTGATGTCCAAGCGGCAGACGGTAGAACAGGTGCAGAAGGTGAGCCTGGCTGTGTCTGCCTTCAAGGATGGGCTGCGGGACAGGCCTTCCATCCGACGCACAGGTGAGCTTCCAGGGTCTCGCCGTGGCACAGTAGAGGGCTCTGTCCAAGAGgtccaggaggagaaagaagcagaggcAAGTGCCCCAGCACTCCAAGAAGAGAGCAGTGTCAACCGTGCCTCCTGGGAGAGACTCCGGGATGGGCGAGGAGTGGAGCCTGAGGAGTTTGACAGGACCAGTCGTTTTACACCCCCTGCCTTCATCCGCCCCACCCGGAAGCTGGATGACGACAAGCCTCCAGATATCCGCCTGGAGCCCAGAGAGCCT GTTGTTAATGATGAGATGTGTGATGTCTGTGAAGTCTGGACGGCCGAGAGTCTCTTCCCGTGCAGGGTCTGCACCAGGGTTTTCCATGATGGCTGCCTACGCCGCATGGGCTACATCCAGGGAGACAGTGCCGCAGAG GACAATCTCAACTTGCTGCTAACTGAGGAGGAAATGTACAGCCTCACAGAGACCTTTCAGCAGTGTAAAGTTATCCCTG ACTGCTCCCTGACGCTGGAGGACTTCCTGCGCTACCGCCACCAAACAGCAAAGAGAGGGAACAGTGACAGGGCTCTCAGTGAGGAACAAGAGGAGCAGGCAGCCCGCCAGTTTGCAGCCCTGGACCCTGAACACCGAGGACACGTCGAGTGGCCTGATTTTTTGTCCCACGAGTCCCTCCTGCTTCTACAGCAGTTGCGTCCCCAG AACTCTCTGTTAAGGCTTCTAACAGTCAAGGAGCGGGAGCGAGCCCGAGCCACCTTCCTGGCCCGGGGCAGCGGGAGCACTATCAGCGAGGCCGAATGCCACCGTGCCCAGCACTCTTGGTTCTGCAAACACCCCACTGAGGCTCCTTCCTGCAGTGTCAG TGTCAGCCATGTGGGTCCCATAGCAGACAGCAGcccagccagcagcagcagcaagagtcagGACAAAGCCCCACTGCCCACAGAGCCTGAGTCCAG ATTTGTGGATTGGCCTACCTTCCTGCAGGAGAGTGTCATCTACATCTTGGCTGCTCGTCCCAACAGTTCGGCCATTCACCTGAAACCCCCAGGATAG
- the PHF24 gene encoding PHD finger protein 24 isoform X1 — MGVLMSKRQTVEQVQKVSLAVSAFKDGLRDRPSIRRTGELPGSRRGTVEGSVQEVQEEKEAEASAPALQEESSVNRASWERLRDGRGVEPEEFDRTSRFTPPAFIRPTRKLDDDKPPDIRLEPREPVVNDEMCDVCEVWTAESLFPCRVCTRVFHDGCLRRMGYIQGDSAAEVTETAHTETGWSCHYCDNLNLLLTEEEMYSLTETFQQCKVIPDCSLTLEDFLRYRHQTAKRGNSDRALSEEQEEQAARQFAALDPEHRGHVEWPDFLSHESLLLLQQLRPQNSLLRLLTVKERERARATFLARGSGSTISEAECHRAQHSWFCKHPTEAPSCSVSVSHVGPIADSSPASSSSKSQDKAPLPTEPESRFVDWPTFLQESVIYILAARPNSSAIHLKPPG, encoded by the exons ATGGGGGTATTGATGTCCAAGCGGCAGACGGTAGAACAGGTGCAGAAGGTGAGCCTGGCTGTGTCTGCCTTCAAGGATGGGCTGCGGGACAGGCCTTCCATCCGACGCACAGGTGAGCTTCCAGGGTCTCGCCGTGGCACAGTAGAGGGCTCTGTCCAAGAGgtccaggaggagaaagaagcagaggcAAGTGCCCCAGCACTCCAAGAAGAGAGCAGTGTCAACCGTGCCTCCTGGGAGAGACTCCGGGATGGGCGAGGAGTGGAGCCTGAGGAGTTTGACAGGACCAGTCGTTTTACACCCCCTGCCTTCATCCGCCCCACCCGGAAGCTGGATGACGACAAGCCTCCAGATATCCGCCTGGAGCCCAGAGAGCCT GTTGTTAATGATGAGATGTGTGATGTCTGTGAAGTCTGGACGGCCGAGAGTCTCTTCCCGTGCAGGGTCTGCACCAGGGTTTTCCATGATGGCTGCCTACGCCGCATGGGCTACATCCAGGGAGACAGTGCCGCAGAGGTGACTGAAACGGCCCACACGGAAACAGGCTGGAGCTGCCACTACTGT GACAATCTCAACTTGCTGCTAACTGAGGAGGAAATGTACAGCCTCACAGAGACCTTTCAGCAGTGTAAAGTTATCCCTG ACTGCTCCCTGACGCTGGAGGACTTCCTGCGCTACCGCCACCAAACAGCAAAGAGAGGGAACAGTGACAGGGCTCTCAGTGAGGAACAAGAGGAGCAGGCAGCCCGCCAGTTTGCAGCCCTGGACCCTGAACACCGAGGACACGTCGAGTGGCCTGATTTTTTGTCCCACGAGTCCCTCCTGCTTCTACAGCAGTTGCGTCCCCAG AACTCTCTGTTAAGGCTTCTAACAGTCAAGGAGCGGGAGCGAGCCCGAGCCACCTTCCTGGCCCGGGGCAGCGGGAGCACTATCAGCGAGGCCGAATGCCACCGTGCCCAGCACTCTTGGTTCTGCAAACACCCCACTGAGGCTCCTTCCTGCAGTGTCAG TGTCAGCCATGTGGGTCCCATAGCAGACAGCAGcccagccagcagcagcagcaagagtcagGACAAAGCCCCACTGCCCACAGAGCCTGAGTCCAG ATTTGTGGATTGGCCTACCTTCCTGCAGGAGAGTGTCATCTACATCTTGGCTGCTCGTCCCAACAGTTCGGCCATTCACCTGAAACCCCCAGGATAG